From Chryseobacterium salivictor, a single genomic window includes:
- a CDS encoding NADP-dependent isocitrate dehydrogenase yields the protein MAEKSKIVYTLTDEAPMLATHSFLPVVQAFTKTADIEIVPKDISLAGRILANFPEYLKDDQKVEDALAELGQLATTPEANIIKLPNISASVPQLDEAIAELQKHGFALPNYPAEPKTAEEETIKNKYAKVLGSAVNPVLREGNSDRRAPKAVKNYAKANPHKMGVWSADSKTTVANMKSGDFYGTEKSVTVENDTQYKIEFFGNDGSVKELKGLSPLKAGEIIDSSVMSLSALKGFVSDAMAEAKAANVLLSGHLKATMMKISDPIIFGAIVETYFKDVFEKYKDTFKQLDINPNFGLATLFEKISGNEKEAEIKADIAKTIENGPRIAMVNSDKGITNFHVSSDIIVDASMAALIRGGGKMWNAEGKEEDTVAMIPDRCYAGFYQAAIDDMKKNGALDPRTMGSVPNVGLMAQKAEEYGSHDKTFQLSAAGTVKVSDAAGNVYMEQPVQAGDVFRMCQAKDAPIQDWVKLAVNRARLSDTPAVFWLDNQRAHDREMIKKVEKYLKDYDTNGLDIRIMNIEDAMAFTLERIRKGLDTISVSGNVLRDYLTDLFPILELGTSAKMLSIVPLMNGGGLFETGAGGSAPKHIQQFIQEGYLRWDSLGEFMALQASLEHLAQTQNNQKAQILADALDIANEKFLANDKSPSRKVGSIDNRGSHFYLAMYWAEALASQTKNADMAAIFAPVAKAMHDQESKINDELIGAQGKPQDIGGYYQPNSEKTDAAMRPSTTLNTIIDGI from the coding sequence ATGGCAGAAAAATCAAAAATTGTCTACACTTTGACAGACGAGGCGCCAATGTTGGCTACTCATTCTTTTTTACCTGTTGTACAAGCGTTTACTAAAACTGCAGATATCGAAATTGTACCCAAAGACATTTCACTTGCCGGAAGAATCCTGGCGAATTTCCCGGAGTATCTGAAAGACGATCAAAAAGTAGAAGATGCCTTGGCTGAGCTCGGTCAACTGGCAACGACTCCGGAAGCGAATATTATCAAACTTCCGAATATTTCCGCCTCAGTTCCTCAGTTAGATGAAGCGATTGCCGAATTACAAAAACATGGTTTTGCCTTACCTAATTATCCCGCGGAACCGAAAACTGCAGAAGAAGAAACCATTAAAAACAAATATGCTAAAGTTCTTGGCAGTGCTGTAAATCCTGTTCTTAGAGAAGGAAATTCAGACCGAAGAGCACCGAAAGCGGTCAAGAATTATGCAAAAGCAAATCCTCACAAAATGGGCGTTTGGTCAGCAGATTCTAAAACGACCGTAGCAAATATGAAAAGTGGCGATTTTTATGGTACTGAAAAATCAGTAACAGTAGAAAACGACACTCAATATAAAATAGAATTTTTCGGCAATGACGGTTCTGTAAAAGAACTGAAAGGATTGTCTCCTTTGAAAGCCGGGGAAATTATCGATTCTTCTGTGATGAGCCTTTCTGCATTGAAAGGTTTTGTTTCCGACGCCATGGCAGAAGCGAAAGCTGCAAATGTTCTGCTCTCAGGGCATCTGAAAGCGACGATGATGAAGATTTCTGATCCTATTATTTTTGGAGCTATTGTAGAAACGTATTTCAAAGATGTTTTTGAAAAATATAAAGATACTTTCAAACAATTAGATATTAATCCAAACTTCGGATTGGCAACGCTTTTTGAAAAAATCTCCGGCAATGAAAAAGAAGCTGAAATCAAAGCTGATATCGCAAAAACCATTGAAAACGGACCGAGAATCGCGATGGTAAATTCCGACAAAGGAATCACCAACTTCCACGTTTCTTCTGATATTATTGTTGATGCCTCTATGGCTGCACTTATCAGAGGCGGCGGTAAAATGTGGAATGCAGAAGGAAAAGAAGAAGACACGGTTGCGATGATCCCGGACAGATGTTATGCCGGATTTTACCAAGCTGCAATTGATGATATGAAGAAAAACGGCGCACTGGATCCACGAACAATGGGTTCTGTTCCCAACGTTGGATTAATGGCGCAAAAAGCTGAAGAATACGGTTCTCACGATAAAACTTTCCAACTTTCTGCCGCCGGAACTGTCAAAGTTTCTGATGCTGCCGGAAACGTTTATATGGAACAACCTGTTCAGGCTGGAGACGTTTTCAGAATGTGCCAGGCGAAAGATGCACCCATTCAGGATTGGGTGAAATTGGCCGTCAACAGAGCCAGATTGTCAGACACTCCTGCTGTTTTCTGGTTAGATAACCAAAGAGCACATGACCGTGAAATGATAAAGAAAGTAGAGAAATACCTGAAAGATTATGACACCAACGGTCTTGATATCCGGATTATGAATATCGAAGATGCGATGGCTTTCACTTTAGAAAGAATCAGAAAAGGGCTAGATACGATTTCAGTTTCAGGCAATGTATTGAGAGACTATCTAACGGATCTTTTCCCGATTTTAGAATTAGGAACTTCGGCAAAAATGCTTTCTATCGTTCCTTTAATGAATGGAGGTGGTCTTTTCGAAACCGGAGCCGGAGGTTCTGCACCGAAACATATCCAGCAATTTATTCAGGAAGGTTATTTGCGTTGGGATTCTTTAGGAGAATTCATGGCATTACAGGCGAGTTTAGAACATTTGGCCCAAACCCAAAACAACCAGAAAGCCCAGATTCTGGCAGATGCTTTGGATATCGCCAATGAGAAGTTTTTGGCTAATGACAAGTCACCCTCAAGAAAAGTAGGTTCTATCGACAACAGAGGCTCACACTTCTATCTGGCAATGTATTGGGCAGAAGCATTGGCTTCTCAGACGAAGAACGCTGATATGGCTGCTATTTTCGCTCCTGTGGCTAAAGCGATGCACGATCAGGAATCAAAAATTAATGATGAGTTAATTGGTGCACAGGGAAAACCTCAGGATATCGGTGGATATTACCAGCCAAATTCAGAGAAAACGGATGCAGCGATGAGACCTTCAACAACTTTGAATACCATCATTGATGGAATTTAA